A stretch of the Erwinia sp. SLM-02 genome encodes the following:
- a CDS encoding aldehyde dehydrogenase → MWTQQKWQQLAGQQHFIHQAIIDGQKQLSTSEKTFAVINPATNRLLAAVDISEQATVNQAVSVARRCFERGDWSQQSPASRKQVLLRLADLIMQHADELALLDSLSMGKTVTDAREIDVPGAAGVFRWYAESLDKLYGQIAPTAQDAVAMITRAPLGVIAAVVPWNFPLDMAAWKVAPALAAGNSVILKPAEQSPFSALRLGELALEAGLPPGVLSVLPGNGDITGKALGLHEDIDAVVFTGSTQVGKYFMQYAAQSNLKQVWLECGGKSPNLIFADCQNLELAAEKAASAIFFNQGEVCSANSRLLVEHSIHQEFVERLLAKAQQWQPGDPLDPASRTGAMVSSRHADRVMGFIQNACEQGAELRCGGQQQRINHSSNYIQPTIFTGVHAGMTLAQEEVFGPVLAVMPFDSEEQAISLANDSIYGLAASLWSDDLSRAHRVAQRLNAGTVSVNTVDAIDASVPFGGGKQSGFGRDLSLHAFDKYTQLKTTWIQLRR, encoded by the coding sequence ATGTGGACACAACAGAAGTGGCAGCAACTGGCCGGGCAACAACACTTTATTCATCAGGCCATTATCGACGGCCAGAAACAGTTATCGACCAGTGAAAAAACCTTTGCCGTTATCAATCCGGCAACAAACCGCCTGCTGGCTGCCGTCGATATCAGCGAGCAGGCCACGGTCAATCAGGCGGTGAGCGTAGCGCGGCGCTGCTTTGAACGCGGCGACTGGTCACAGCAGTCTCCCGCCTCCCGCAAGCAGGTTCTGCTGCGGCTGGCCGACCTGATTATGCAGCACGCCGATGAACTGGCGCTGCTGGACTCACTGAGCATGGGCAAAACGGTAACCGATGCCAGGGAGATTGATGTGCCGGGCGCAGCGGGCGTATTCAGATGGTACGCCGAAAGCCTGGACAAGCTGTACGGCCAGATTGCTCCCACCGCGCAGGACGCCGTCGCCATGATCACCCGCGCTCCACTCGGCGTTATCGCCGCCGTGGTGCCGTGGAATTTTCCGCTGGATATGGCGGCCTGGAAGGTTGCCCCGGCGCTGGCGGCAGGCAACAGCGTAATTCTTAAACCGGCAGAGCAGTCCCCCTTCTCCGCGCTGCGCCTCGGAGAGCTGGCGCTGGAGGCTGGCCTGCCGCCCGGAGTGCTCAGCGTGCTTCCCGGTAATGGTGACATCACCGGCAAAGCGCTCGGCCTGCACGAAGATATTGATGCGGTGGTGTTTACCGGCTCCACTCAGGTTGGAAAATACTTTATGCAGTACGCCGCGCAGTCCAACCTCAAGCAGGTCTGGCTGGAGTGCGGAGGGAAAAGCCCGAACCTGATCTTCGCTGACTGCCAGAACCTCGAACTGGCGGCAGAAAAAGCGGCCAGCGCCATCTTCTTCAATCAGGGCGAAGTCTGCTCTGCGAATTCCCGCCTGCTGGTTGAGCACAGCATTCACCAAGAATTCGTCGAACGCCTGCTGGCAAAGGCTCAGCAGTGGCAGCCGGGCGATCCGCTCGACCCCGCCAGCCGGACGGGCGCCATGGTCAGCAGTCGTCATGCCGACAGAGTGATGGGCTTTATCCAGAACGCCTGCGAACAGGGGGCAGAACTGCGCTGCGGCGGCCAGCAGCAGCGCATTAACCATTCCAGCAACTACATCCAGCCAACGATTTTCACCGGCGTCCACGCCGGCATGACGCTGGCGCAGGAAGAGGTGTTCGGTCCGGTGCTGGCGGTTATGCCTTTCGACAGTGAAGAGCAGGCGATATCCCTTGCCAACGACAGCATCTACGGGCTGGCGGCGTCACTGTGGAGCGACGATTTGAGCCGTGCACATCGCGTTGCCCAGCGGCTGAATGCCGGCACCGTTTCCGTCAATACCGTTGATGCTATCGACGCCAGCGTCCCATTCGGCGGCGGCAAACAGTCGGGTTTTGGCCGGGATCTCTCCCTGCACGCCTTCGACAAATATACCCAGCTTAAAACCACCTGGATCCAGCTGCGCCGGTGA
- a CDS encoding LysR family transcriptional regulator: protein MISDINGESASPLNDERLPSLLALRCFEAAARQENFSRAATELHLTHGAVSRAVRLLEDELGVALFERRSRRVFLTDAGRTLARAVAEGMDLMRQAVSELRASQQRQWVLSCEPTLLMRWLIPRWSDFQARHPDIDVHLVAGGGPFSFASGIDLAIRRSDFPLPGSYHAETLFAEKVGPVCRTDKAASWFNVKQRNAALRIDAPRLHTRTRPGAWQEWAAAVGYPPVDRAGQTFDHFYFSLQAAVAGLGVAIGPWHLVRDDVESGVLSAPSGFVEDGSHYCLLSPKPLVPGSPQAELLAWLKLQA, encoded by the coding sequence ATGATTTCTGACATTAACGGTGAGTCTGCATCACCATTAAACGACGAGCGCCTGCCCTCGCTGCTGGCGCTGCGCTGCTTCGAGGCCGCCGCCAGGCAGGAAAATTTCAGCCGTGCCGCCACTGAACTGCACCTGACGCACGGTGCGGTCAGCCGTGCGGTGCGCCTGCTGGAGGACGAGCTGGGCGTGGCGCTTTTCGAGCGCCGCAGCCGACGCGTATTCCTCACAGATGCGGGCCGCACGCTGGCCAGGGCCGTTGCTGAAGGGATGGATCTGATGCGCCAGGCGGTCAGCGAACTGCGTGCCAGCCAGCAGCGGCAGTGGGTGCTGTCCTGCGAGCCAACGCTGCTGATGCGCTGGCTGATCCCCCGCTGGTCAGATTTTCAGGCCCGCCATCCGGACATCGATGTTCATCTCGTTGCCGGCGGTGGCCCGTTCTCTTTTGCCAGCGGCATCGATCTGGCCATCCGCCGCAGCGATTTTCCGCTACCGGGGAGCTATCACGCCGAAACGCTGTTTGCTGAAAAGGTCGGCCCGGTCTGCCGCACGGATAAAGCGGCGAGCTGGTTCAACGTGAAGCAGCGTAATGCCGCACTCAGAATCGATGCGCCCCGCCTGCATACGCGTACCCGACCCGGTGCGTGGCAGGAATGGGCGGCAGCGGTGGGTTATCCCCCTGTTGATCGCGCGGGGCAGACTTTCGATCACTTCTATTTCAGCCTGCAGGCCGCCGTGGCGGGCCTGGGCGTGGCCATCGGCCCGTGGCACCTGGTGCGCGACGATGTGGAGAGCGGCGTGCTGAGCGCACCATCAGGTTTTGTTGAGGATGGTTCACACTACTGCCTGCTGTCGCCAAAGCCCCTCGTGCCGGGCAGCCCGCAGGCGGAGCTTCTGGCATGGCTGAAATTGCAGGCATGA
- a CDS encoding APC family permease, giving the protein MSQDADVSVKHNTSPVPGNKLGFLSLLSVSVGLVVSQGVMVMMLHAAGIAGLSLILPLTLAWLLALSYACSFSELSLMIPRSGSLCSYTEVALGHFPAIIATFSGYIVVAMFALSAELLLLDLIIGKVFPHSSLPPLTVAAGVLLLFTLFNLMNIDIFARLQTALAVIMMVVLLVLGICAITSPHAETVTSLVAQGSVAPQGWGWGAVALVATTVWGFVGAEFVCPLIEETKRPQRDIPRAMMIGLTLIFVTIILYCLGALLVLPRSALTGDDLPHYLFATRVFGEGGKLLLLAAAITATCSTLNSSLATIPRMLSGMSQNGQAFPCFNIHSRNGVPWVAVVFVAAITGLPLLLMNADSISLLLLAAAICWLLAYIITHINVIVLRRRYPHLSRPFRTPFYPLPQILGIVGMLYAIWNASPTADMAGEVFAVAGGVLAVVAIIGALWVRLVMRKPLFTPEPIEKALNPPHKN; this is encoded by the coding sequence ATGTCGCAAGATGCCGATGTATCAGTAAAACACAATACCTCACCGGTGCCGGGTAATAAGCTGGGGTTCCTCTCCCTTCTGTCGGTATCCGTCGGCCTGGTTGTCTCACAGGGCGTGATGGTGATGATGCTCCACGCGGCCGGTATCGCCGGTTTAAGCCTGATTCTGCCGCTGACCCTCGCCTGGCTTCTCGCCCTCAGCTATGCCTGCTCGTTTTCAGAGCTGTCGTTGATGATCCCGCGCTCGGGCAGCCTGTGCAGCTATACAGAAGTGGCCCTCGGCCATTTCCCCGCCATTATCGCGACCTTTTCCGGTTATATCGTCGTGGCGATGTTTGCGCTTTCCGCCGAGCTGCTGCTGCTGGATTTGATCATCGGTAAGGTATTCCCGCACAGCTCACTGCCGCCGCTAACCGTGGCCGCCGGCGTGCTGCTGCTGTTTACCCTGTTTAACCTGATGAATATCGATATTTTTGCCCGTCTGCAAACGGCGCTGGCGGTCATCATGATGGTGGTGCTGCTGGTGCTGGGGATTTGTGCCATTACCAGCCCGCATGCGGAAACCGTCACCAGCCTGGTCGCTCAGGGGAGTGTGGCACCGCAGGGTTGGGGATGGGGGGCGGTCGCCCTGGTGGCTACCACCGTCTGGGGCTTCGTCGGCGCGGAGTTTGTCTGCCCGCTGATTGAAGAAACCAAACGGCCCCAGCGCGACATTCCGCGGGCCATGATGATCGGTTTAACACTGATTTTTGTCACTATCATTCTTTACTGCCTCGGCGCGCTGCTGGTTCTGCCGCGTTCGGCGCTGACCGGGGACGATTTACCCCATTATCTGTTTGCCACCCGCGTGTTTGGGGAGGGCGGCAAGCTGCTGCTGCTAGCCGCCGCGATCACCGCCACCTGCAGTACCCTGAATTCATCGCTGGCAACGATTCCGCGCATGCTCAGCGGCATGTCGCAAAACGGTCAGGCCTTCCCTTGCTTTAATATCCACAGCCGCAACGGCGTGCCGTGGGTCGCCGTGGTGTTTGTCGCCGCCATTACCGGCCTGCCGCTGCTGCTGATGAATGCCGACTCCATCAGCCTGCTGCTGCTGGCCGCCGCAATCTGCTGGCTGCTGGCTTACATCATCACCCACATCAACGTCATCGTTTTACGCCGTCGCTATCCGCACCTGTCGCGCCCGTTCCGCACCCCCTTCTATCCGCTGCCGCAGATACTGGGGATCGTCGGCATGCTGTATGCCATCTGGAATGCCTCCCCCACCGCCGATATGGCAGGTGAAGTCTTTGCCGTCGCCGGCGGCGTGCTGGCGGTGGTGGCAATTATTGGCGCGCTGTGGGTGAGGCTGGTGATGCGCAAACCGCTGTTTACCCCGGAACCCATCGAGAAAGCGCTCAATCCCCCCCATAAAAACTGA
- a CDS encoding aspartate aminotransferase family protein, producing MKENDAKQHSTRTWQSMDAAHNMHAFVDQKKLNAEGPRVMNRAKGLYLWDNDDRQYLDGMSGLWCTALGYGRQDLIEAATKQMAQLSYYNMFFHTTHPSVIELSELLFSLLPDRYSHVIYTNSGSESNEVLIRTARRYWQVVGKPEKRVMIGRWNGYHGSTLASTAMGGMKFMHAMGGMLPDIAHIDEPYWFAHGGNLTPEEFGLRCARQLEEKILELGSENVAGFIAEPFQGAGGMIFPPESYWPEIQRICRQYDVLLCADEVIGGFGRTGEWFAHQHFGFEPDTITIAKGLTSGYIPMGGLILSRRMAEALVEHGGVFAHGLTYAGHPVAAAVAIANIKALRDEKIVDRVKNDTGPYLQQRLRETFRDHPMIGEIQGTGLVAALQFTADKATRRRFTNEDEISWRCRSFGFEEGVIIRSTQGRMIMAPALVATHAELDELVEKTRRAVERTAQEYKIR from the coding sequence ATGAAAGAAAACGATGCAAAACAGCACAGTACCCGCACCTGGCAGAGTATGGATGCGGCGCATAATATGCATGCCTTCGTCGACCAGAAAAAACTGAACGCCGAGGGGCCGCGCGTGATGAACCGTGCAAAGGGACTGTACCTCTGGGATAACGACGACCGTCAATATCTGGACGGCATGTCCGGGCTGTGGTGTACCGCTTTAGGCTACGGCCGCCAGGATTTGATTGAAGCCGCCACAAAGCAAATGGCGCAGCTGTCCTATTACAATATGTTCTTCCACACCACCCACCCGTCGGTGATTGAGCTCTCCGAACTGCTGTTCAGCCTGCTCCCCGATCGCTACAGCCACGTGATTTATACCAACTCCGGATCGGAATCCAATGAGGTGCTGATCCGCACCGCACGCCGCTACTGGCAGGTCGTGGGCAAGCCGGAAAAACGGGTGATGATTGGCCGCTGGAACGGCTATCACGGCTCTACGCTGGCCAGTACCGCCATGGGCGGGATGAAGTTTATGCACGCGATGGGCGGCATGCTGCCGGATATAGCCCACATTGATGAACCTTACTGGTTCGCCCACGGTGGCAACCTGACGCCGGAGGAATTCGGCCTCAGGTGTGCCCGTCAGCTGGAGGAGAAGATCCTTGAGCTGGGCAGTGAGAACGTGGCCGGATTTATCGCCGAGCCGTTCCAGGGCGCGGGCGGAATGATCTTCCCACCGGAGAGCTACTGGCCGGAGATCCAGCGCATCTGCCGCCAGTACGATGTGCTGCTGTGCGCCGATGAAGTCATCGGCGGATTTGGTCGTACCGGAGAGTGGTTCGCCCACCAGCATTTTGGCTTCGAGCCGGACACCATTACCATCGCCAAAGGGCTGACCTCGGGCTACATTCCGATGGGCGGATTGATCCTTTCAAGGCGAATGGCGGAAGCGCTGGTCGAGCACGGCGGCGTGTTTGCTCATGGCCTGACCTACGCCGGGCATCCGGTGGCGGCGGCGGTGGCCATTGCAAATATCAAAGCACTGCGGGATGAAAAAATCGTCGATCGGGTAAAAAACGATACCGGTCCCTACCTGCAACAGCGCCTGAGAGAGACCTTCCGCGATCATCCGATGATCGGCGAGATCCAGGGAACAGGCCTGGTAGCCGCGCTGCAGTTTACCGCCGATAAAGCCACGCGGCGGCGCTTTACCAATGAAGATGAGATTAGCTGGCGCTGCCGCAGCTTTGGCTTCGAGGAAGGCGTCATCATCCGCTCAACGCAGGGCCGGATGATTATGGCTCCGGCGCTGGTTGCCACTCATGCCGAACTGGATGAGCTGGTGGAAAAAACCCGGCGGGCTGTGGAACGCACCGCGCAGGAATACAAGATTCGATAA
- the acnB gene encoding bifunctional aconitate hydratase 2/2-methylisocitrate dehydratase, giving the protein MLEEYRKHVAERAAQGIVPKPLDASQMAALVELLKAPPAGEEEFLSDLLINRVPPGVDEAAYVKAGFLAAVAKGEATSPLVTPEKAIELLGTMQGGYNIHALIEALDEEKLAPIAAEALSHTLLMFDNFYDVEEKAKAGNPHAKKIIQSWADAEWFLKRPKLAEKITVTVFKVTGETNTDDLSPAPDAWSRPDIPLHALAMLKIERDGIVPDDAGNVGPIKQIEELQKKGFPLTYVGDVVGTGSSRKSATNSVLWFMGDDIPYVPNKKGGGVCLGGKIAPIFFNTMEDAGALPIEVDVDKLNMGDVIDIFPYKGEVRNHETDELLANFELKTDVLLDEVRAGGRIPLIIGRGLTSKARESLNLPHSDVFVQAKDVAASTRGYSLAQKMVGRACGVEGIRPGAYCEPKMTSVGSQDTTGPMTRDELKDLACLGFSADLVMQSFCHTAAYPKPVDVTTHHTLPDFIMNRGGVSLRPGDGVIHSWLNRMLLPDTVGTGGDSHTRFPIGISFPAGSGLVAFAAATGVMPLDMPESVLVRFKGEMQPGITLRDLVHAIPLYAIKAGLLTVEKKGKKNIFSGRVLEIEGLPKLKVEQAFELTDASAERSAAGCTIKLDKEPIVEYLQSNIVLLKWMISEGYGDRRTLERRVEGMQKWLADPQLLEADADAEYAAVIDIDLADIKEPILCAPNDPDDARLLSDVQGEKIDEVFIGSCMTNIGHFRAAGKLLDAHKGQLPTRLWVAPPTKMDAAQLTEEGYYSVFGKSGARIEIPGCSLCMGNQARVKDGATVVSTSTRNFPNRLGNGANVFLASAELAAVASLLGKLPTPEEYLKFMDQVDKTAVDTYRYLNFDQLSQYTDKADGVIFQTAV; this is encoded by the coding sequence GTGCTAGAAGAATACCGTAAGCACGTTGCCGAGCGTGCTGCCCAGGGGATCGTTCCTAAACCGTTAGATGCTTCCCAAATGGCCGCGCTGGTTGAACTGCTAAAAGCCCCTCCAGCGGGTGAAGAAGAATTCCTGTCAGACCTGTTGATCAATCGAGTCCCGCCGGGTGTAGATGAAGCGGCCTATGTTAAAGCCGGTTTCCTGGCCGCTGTCGCGAAAGGCGAAGCTACCTCCCCTCTGGTAACTCCTGAAAAAGCAATTGAACTGCTCGGCACCATGCAGGGCGGCTACAACATCCATGCGCTGATTGAAGCTCTGGATGAAGAAAAGCTGGCTCCGATTGCCGCAGAAGCGCTTTCCCACACGCTGCTGATGTTCGACAACTTCTATGATGTTGAAGAGAAAGCCAAAGCGGGCAACCCACACGCGAAAAAAATTATTCAGTCGTGGGCTGACGCCGAGTGGTTCCTGAAGCGTCCTAAACTGGCAGAAAAAATCACCGTAACCGTGTTTAAAGTGACCGGCGAAACCAATACCGATGACCTCTCTCCGGCACCGGATGCATGGTCTCGCCCGGATATTCCACTGCACGCGCTGGCGATGTTGAAAATCGAACGTGATGGCATTGTACCCGACGATGCCGGCAACGTTGGACCGATCAAACAGATCGAAGAATTACAGAAAAAAGGCTTCCCGCTGACCTACGTTGGTGACGTGGTCGGTACCGGTTCATCGCGTAAATCCGCCACCAACTCGGTGCTGTGGTTTATGGGCGACGACATTCCTTACGTGCCTAACAAGAAGGGCGGCGGCGTGTGCCTCGGCGGCAAAATCGCACCAATCTTCTTTAACACGATGGAAGATGCCGGTGCGCTGCCGATCGAAGTGGATGTTGATAAGCTGAATATGGGCGACGTGATCGATATCTTCCCTTACAAAGGCGAAGTGCGTAATCACGAAACCGACGAGCTGCTGGCAAACTTCGAGCTGAAAACCGACGTGCTGCTGGATGAAGTGCGTGCCGGTGGTCGTATCCCGCTGATTATCGGCCGTGGCCTGACCTCAAAAGCCCGCGAATCTCTTAACCTGCCGCACAGCGATGTGTTTGTTCAGGCGAAAGATGTGGCTGCCAGCACCCGTGGATACTCACTGGCGCAGAAAATGGTTGGCCGCGCCTGCGGCGTGGAAGGTATCCGTCCGGGCGCTTACTGCGAACCGAAAATGACCTCCGTGGGTTCTCAGGATACCACCGGCCCGATGACCCGCGACGAGCTGAAAGACCTGGCCTGTCTGGGCTTCTCAGCCGATCTGGTGATGCAGTCATTCTGTCATACCGCCGCTTATCCTAAGCCGGTTGACGTGACCACTCACCACACTCTGCCGGACTTCATCATGAACCGCGGCGGCGTGTCGCTGCGTCCGGGCGACGGCGTTATCCACAGCTGGCTGAACCGTATGCTGCTGCCGGATACCGTCGGTACCGGCGGTGACTCCCACACCCGTTTCCCAATCGGTATTTCCTTCCCGGCGGGTTCTGGTCTGGTGGCGTTTGCCGCAGCGACCGGCGTAATGCCGCTGGATATGCCTGAGTCGGTGCTGGTGCGCTTTAAAGGCGAAATGCAGCCGGGTATCACCCTGCGCGATCTGGTTCACGCTATTCCGCTGTACGCGATCAAAGCGGGCCTGCTGACCGTCGAGAAGAAAGGTAAGAAAAACATCTTCTCCGGTCGCGTGCTGGAAATCGAAGGCCTGCCTAAGCTGAAAGTTGAGCAGGCATTTGAGCTGACCGATGCTTCAGCAGAGCGTTCTGCCGCCGGTTGTACCATTAAGCTGGATAAAGAGCCGATCGTTGAGTATCTGCAGTCCAACATCGTGCTGCTGAAGTGGATGATCTCTGAAGGCTACGGCGATCGTCGTACCCTGGAGCGCCGCGTAGAGGGCATGCAAAAATGGCTGGCCGATCCGCAGCTGCTGGAAGCCGATGCTGACGCAGAATACGCGGCGGTGATCGACATCGATCTGGCGGATATCAAAGAGCCAATCCTGTGTGCGCCAAACGACCCGGACGATGCCCGCCTGTTGTCTGACGTGCAGGGCGAGAAGATCGATGAGGTCTTCATCGGTTCGTGCATGACCAACATCGGTCACTTCCGTGCCGCCGGTAAACTGTTGGATGCCCATAAGGGGCAGCTGCCAACCCGTCTGTGGGTGGCTCCGCCAACCAAGATGGATGCCGCGCAGCTGACCGAAGAGGGCTACTACAGCGTCTTCGGTAAGAGCGGTGCACGTATCGAAATCCCGGGCTGTTCACTGTGCATGGGTAACCAGGCGCGCGTGAAAGATGGCGCAACGGTGGTATCGACCTCAACGCGTAACTTCCCGAACCGCCTCGGTAACGGTGCTAACGTGTTCCTGGCCTCCGCCGAGCTGGCTGCGGTTGCTTCCCTGCTGGGCAAGCTGCCGACGCCGGAAGAGTACCTGAAGTTTATGGACCAGGTGGATAAAACCGCCGTGGATACCTACCGTTATCTGAACTTCGACCAGCTGAGCCAGTACACTGACAAAGCTGACGGCGTGATTTTCCAGACTGCGGTCTGA